A stretch of Garra rufa chromosome 11, GarRuf1.0, whole genome shotgun sequence DNA encodes these proteins:
- the bmal2 gene encoding aryl hydrocarbon receptor nuclear translocator-like protein 2: MSARNTAAGGGDGATGEKTGNSPLETVQVCPPNTGSLEAERVGGDCAKCRAEERGALGDTLEEEPQGLAVSLSGLMTPTSAVGMASGMELPRKRKGSMDNPETKSASNLEEDMEDDQGRLEGDDQHLKIKCIREPHSQIEKRRRDKMNNLIDELAAMIPTCNPMSRKLDKLTVLRMAVQHLKSLKGATSSFAEANYKPAFLPDDELKHLVLRAADGFLFVVGCDRGKIVFVSESVSKILNYSRTELIGQSLFDYVHPKDIGKVKEQLSASELYPRERLIDAKTGLQVQAELPVGAARLCSGARRSFFCRMKYNKVTIKEEKGFQAGASKKKESQRYCTVHCTGYMRTWPTRQLGTEGEAESDKESSHFSCLVAVGRVHPHTLPQANGEIKVKPTEFVTRYAMDGKFTFVDQRATTILGYLPQELLGTSCYEYFHLDDLPHLADRHRKVLRSKEKIETNCYKFKTKYGSFVTLQSQWFSFINPWTKEVEYIVSTNTVISGKSNPGGSGDKAEQPSSSKASEDDAKKSQQVPIIPGISSASGMIYAGCIGTQIANEIMDYNRMNSSPSSGNTSPFSLLHDKSPLALAQASNNVPNGEATDVEMPGKSNSEEEARGGAFTAGDNLMEGSSQLDLEGVPGLSALSTDEAAMAVIMSLLETDANLGDAVDFDEMHWSL, translated from the exons GAGACACATTAGAGGAAGAACCCCAGGGCCTCGCTGTCTCTCTGTCTGGTTTGATGACCCCCACCTCAGCCGTCGGCATGGCCTCAGGCATGGAGCTGCCCAGGAAACGGAAAGGCAGCATGGACAACCC GGAAACAAAATCTGCATCAAATCTAGAGGAGGATATGGAGGACGATCAGGGAAG ATTGGAAGGAGACGACCAGCACTTAAAAATTAAGTGTATCAG AGAACCTCATAGTCAGATCGAGAAACGACGGCGAGATAAGATGAATAACTTGATTGACGAGTTGGCAGCAATGATTCCCACCTGTAACCCCATGTCCCGCAAGCTTGACAAACTCACTGTGTTACGAATGGCTGTCCAGCACCTCAAATCACTCAAAG GAGCGACCAGCTCTTTCGCAGAAGCCAATTACAAACCTGCATTCCTCCCAGATGACGAGCTCAAACACCTTGTTCTAAGG GCTGCGGATGGATTTCTCTTTGTGGTTGGCTGTGACCGTGGGAAAATAGTCTTCGTCTCAGAATCGGTTTCAAAAATCCTGAACTACAGTCGG ACGGAGTTAATTGGACAGAGCCTGTTTGATTATGTTCATCCAAAGGACATTGGTAAAGTGAAGGAACAGCTGTCTGCCTCTGAACTCTACCCGCGGGAGCGCCTCATCGACGCCAAAA CGGGATTACAGGTGCAGGCCGAGCTCCCCGTCGGAGCGGCTCGGCTTTGCTCTGGAGCCCGGCGCTCGTTCTTCTGCCGAATGAAGTACAACAAAGTTACAATCAAAGAGGAGAAGGGCTTCCAGGCTGGGGCCTCAAAAAAGAAAG AGTCACAGCGGTACTGCACCGTTCACTGCACGGGCTACATGCGCACCTGGCCCACGCGCCAGCTGGGCACGGAGGGGGAGGCCGAGTCGGATAAAGAGAGCTCCCACTTCAGCTGCCTGGTAGCAGTGGGTCGTGTGCACCCCCACACCCTCCCGCAGGCCAACGGAGAGATCAAGGTCAAGCCCACCGAATTTGTCACCCGCTACGCCATGGATGGCAAATTCACCTTTGTGGATCAACG AGCCACCACCATTCTGGGTTACTTACCCCAGGAGCTGCTAGGCACATCTTGCTATGAATACTTCCATCTGGACGACCTGCCTCATTTGGCAGATAGACACCGAAAAG TGCTGCGAAGTAAAGAGAAAATTGAGACAAACTGCTATAAGTTTAAAACGAAATATGGCTCCTTCGTCACCTTACAAAGTCAGTGGTTTAGTTTTATAAATCCCTGGACCAAAGAAGTAGAGTACATAGTGTCAACCAACACAGTTATATC CGGTAAAAGTAATCCAGGTGGATCAGGGGATAAAGCCGAGCAGCCTAGCAGTTCCAAGGCCTCGGAGG atGATGCCAAGAAGTCCCAACAAGTTCCAATCATCCCAGGGATCTCCAgtgcatcaggaatgatttacGCCGGGTGCATAGGGACCCAAATTGCTAATGAGATAATGGACTATAATAG GATGAACTCCTCACCATCCAGCGGCAATACAAGTCCATTCAGTTTACTGCATGACAAGTCTCCACTGGCCCTTGCACAGGCCAGCAACAAC GTGCCAAATGGGGAAGCGACAGATGTGGAGATGCCTGGCAAATCAAACTCAGAGGAGGAAGCAAGGGGTGGAGCCTTCACAGCGGGTGACAATCTGATGG AGGGGAGCTCTCAGTTGGATCTTGAGGGGGTTCCTGGGTTGAGCGCTCTGAGCACTGACGAGGCAGCCATGGCAGTCATTATGAGCTTACTGGAGACAGATGCCAACCTGGGTGATGCCGTGGACTTTGACGAGATGCACTGGTCTCTGTGA